TGAATgtgcttccttttgtttttttcctagcCCATCAAAGCTCCTGAGTCTGTTTCCACCATAATCACCGCAGAATCGATCTTCTACAAGGTAAGCATCTGTAGAGCTACTGAGGGAAGATTTGGACCTGTTGTATGATACTCTGCCAATCGTTGGGTTAGTCCAAAGGCCTCTGCTCCTCTGTAAAATGTGTGattgtttcttgttcttttctaagCTGTTTCCCCCCATAGGTGGCTGGCATAAAACATCTCATCCAGAGCTGCTGGGTAGCTGCTTATTGAAACATGggatttttaagtatttcaaaagGCTAATGTATAGTGTGAAGTCATGAAAGAGTGAGCGCTCCTAGTCACTGTGACAGTGACTCTGTGAGAAGCCAGAGCAGGGCCTTGGACCAGTAGAGACTGTAGAGACCTGGTATCAAGTGGGTAGAGGAGGCATAGAGAGTCTAAAATGCATTTAAGAAGTGAGAGGAATAAGGACAGTGGTGGTGATTAACATCTACTAGAAGCCCATGGTGAGAGAGTCCAAAATGTTTTGATAAAAGAGTGAGGAAGTCAAGTTTCCTGGGGTCTAAAGCCCACAGACATCTGCTACTTCAGAGAGACATGAACTGCTGTTATTTTTGAACCAGAAACCTTAGGAAAGCAGTTGCAGCATAGAAAAGAGCTTCAGAACCTGGCAGGCCTGGCACAGGCAGCAGCCATTAAATAGTGTTCATGTTTTGGGGTCTGAATTACCTTTTGGGGGGCAGTGACACAAACCAGTGATTCATACCTCACCGAAGTGGACCAAATGCTGAGAAACTCAAGTGTCATACTCTGTgtgtaccttttctttctttcttttttttttttttgttatccCAGACTAACAGTCTATATTCACAGGCAAAATTCTGTCCTGTATTTCTAGCCTTTCATCACTGTTACGAATAAAATAGCTGAAATTTTGTATGTGCTTGCTATGCATCAGTCACCAAGGTGAGCGTGTCACATGCTTTACTTCCTTCAGTCCCCTCCATGAAGTGCTACTGTTATTCCCACTTTATGGATGAGAATGGAGAGGCacagaaaaattaatgaacttgTCAAAGATAACATAGCCAAAAGTCATGGGGCCAGGCAGTCTGATGCCAACGCCCGGGCCAGAGCTCAGCTCCAGGCTCCACTGGCACGTGGCTGTGTGACTGACAATCTCTCTGgtgtttcttcctctataaaatagGGATCGTAAATCACAGCTACCTCTGTGGGTGAAGCAAGATCATGTATGTTAAACATTTAGCAGAGTAAGCACTCAAGAAAGAGTAGAAATTGGCATCATCATGTTTTCAGATTTGTTCATGGCTGAACATACAGTTTACAGATAGACTCCAGAAGCAGCtggtttgggggcgcctggctgactcggTCAGTGAAGCATGTGGCACTTGATCTCGGGAATCTCCACATTGGATGTGGCGTttacttaaattaataaataaacttaaaaaacaacaaaaaaaagaagcaactGGTTAGGCTAAGGATTTAGCCTACTGGTGATTTCCAGGCAGGTCTCAACCAAAAGGCAAAAGGCAACGGCATGTGGGACCTGTTGTCACACGTATCAGTATTTCTTATTGCTGTCTGCCATCCACATCTGTTGAACAATAAGGACAGAATATGCAACAAGATACTCGGGTGATGCTGCGGATGCCATGGGCAGGCCTGCCGAGGCCGGCACTGGGGCCGTTGCGGGCAGCACCAGGGCGGAGACGAAAAGTCAGTGCTGTCTGCTCACCTGGAGGCCCCTCAGGCGTGTTCACGGCAGCTGAGCGGGAGCCCCTGGGTCTGAGGACCAAGACTCCAGAGGGTTACCTGGTCTTCCTGCGGTGAAAGAGCCCCACGAACCACTCGGCTTACTCCTAGTCCAGTGTTCTTCCGCATGCTGGGCCGGCCCTTTCTTGTCTTCCCGAAACCTCCCTGCGAATGAAAGAACTCCTAGATTAAGTGCCTTCATCACGTTCAGTGCTCTAGGTAcgtacacacacaacacaacactTACCATGAGCCAGGTACTGCTCGCCTTTTACCAGGATACTGTCTTTGCCTTGCAGTTCTGTTTTCACACTATTATATACTTTGAGCTAATATTCATTCAGCATATATTTGAGTGCCTGTGATAAGCAAAGCCCTGTTTTTTATGTGTGAAAAAACAAACTAATCATTTGTAATTTGGGAGTAATGATTCTGTGTGTAGACAAAGTAAACCATAAGTGCGAAGTATTTATATGACAAAGAACCTTGAACAGGAGCTACAAGGGCCAGATGATGATGGATGTGAATGTGGTGGCCCACGTTAACCCTGCCTGTCCCCAGTGATCCAGAGGCAACACTCACACTTAGACACGTGGGTGAAGGGTCCACCAGGAGAAACTCCTGTCACAGTTCACTTACTACAAGTAtttcttcagaattatttttaggtCAAGATACACAGTATCTTTACTGGCTTTACCAACTGCCAAGGTCCTGGTTTGAGTGAAGCAGCAATAAATCACCTGGTTCCTGCAAGTCAAGGATTCCTTCTTCAGCCGAGAACCACATGTACCTAAGGGAGTGCTGAGTATCATAAAGATTTGGATCAGCCATTATAGATGTTCGAAGGagagattatttccttttcaagatgTAGGGCAGACATGTAACAGATAGAGTCTTAGGGAGGGCTAGACACAGGACATGTACAGATTAGTTGGCTGTGAAATGGAGCGGAGATAAGACATGAagctttgaggggtgcctgggtggctcagctggttaagtatccaactctgactcaggtcttgatcttgtgatCTGTCAGTTGGAGCCccgtatgctgacagctcagagcctggagcctgcttcagattctgtctccctctctgtctgcccctcccctgctcatggtcagtctgtctgtctctctctcaaaaataaacagtaaaaggataaataaatataaataaataaatccattaaaaaaaaagatatgaaggcTTGAGTGCTGGAAATATAACTGTCTCATGGAAGGTTATCAGTGAATGGGAAAGGACCTATCCTGAAGACTGATTATAATCAGAAGactttctgtcatttctttggGTTTGAATTTGTCCTGTCCATTTTCTTTATGGACACCAGTCAGGGAGACGCGTAGAGCGTATTCACATCAGGTAAGCACTGCTTTTCAGCACAGGACAGAGAAGGACCATCGAGCTGGTAAAGGAGCCTCAGCTGCATTCCTTGGCCTTATGTAGCCTTCAGCAAGTTGCTTACCCTTTATACAACTCAATGGCTGTGGCCAAAATAATGGGGATAGCACTGTTCTGATATGAAATCAAAGTGTCTTTATAACAAATGTCTTCTCCAGATGCaagtttcgtgtgtgtgtgtgtaattttcgTTCAAGACCGAAAAAAATTAGGATTAGCATCAACTGTTTAAGTGTTGATTTATTAGACTGTCTCAAAGGTGTTTTACTGACCACTTTGCAAACTGCTTATTTCATGTTAAGGAGGTTTCAGTTCATagctgtggtttttatttttatttcaaatatgggATTATCTTTTATCTCCCCCAGGGAGTGTATTATCAAATTGGAGACGTTGTTTCTGTGATTGATGAACAAGATGGAAAGCCCTACTATGCTCAGATCAGGGGCTTCATCCAGGACCAGTATTGCGAGAAGAGTGCCGCGCTGACGTGGCTCATTCCCACCCTCTCGAGCCCCCGCGGCCAGTTTGATCCTGCATCCTATATCATCGGTGAGTATGACAAGCAGCATAGGTAATTCTCCACTATTATATAAAGGAAtgtattagtctgctcaggctgccgtAACACAATAGCACAGGCTGAGCgccataaaaacaaaatctattttttcacagtgctggaggctggaggttgaagatcaagatcaaggtgctgtcaGGATCACATTCTGAtgagagctttcttcctggcttgtaggcACCACCTTCTCACTGAGGCCTCGAATGGCCTTTCCTCTGTATGTGCGCACTCCTAGCGTCTCTTCCTCTCCTTAGAAGAATGTCAATCCTAGCAAATTAGGGCTCTAccctatgacctcatttaaccttaattacctccccAAAGGCCCAATCTCTAAATACCGTTATGTTTGGGATTAGGGCCCATATGAATTAGGGGGACTGTAATTCAGTTCATGATAAACATAGGCACCATTAAATACTAAAAAGTAAAGAACTTTATAGAAAATACgaaagatattttatatagttGGAGTTCAAGTGCTATCAATTTTTGAGTTAGAGCAGTATATACCAACTAAAACGTGATGTGGATAAGATTTTTCTGAGCGACCCAGGTTAAACtccattaaaagaatttattgcTCAAGAATTAGGCTTCTTTAGGCATATTTACCTATAAAAATctagttaaaaataatttgaaaagcaaCTATCTTATTTCTAGCATCttacaaattttaattatgtgtccTTCCACATGTCACACAATCATTCTAGGCCTTTTATAACTTGTCATTATATATAGTTTGAATGGCAGCCACTGTACTTTTATGAATTTCAAAGTTGACAAAAGAAGTGGTATAAATGTTTCTTGTAGACTCACAGGAAGAAGTTGATgattaatacaatttaaaaagtgttcagAGTTTTTAAATAACCCCATATTTTCAACCTTTCTGCAGTGAGCTTGCATTACTTTTCCATataaagggttttttgttttttccagaggGAACAGGGACAAATATCTACTGCTGTTGTTCTCACCGACGGGTGAAGCTTAATACGCCATCGGTTCTAAGTCTTCTGCTTGTAGGTACACAGAAGAGTGGACTTCATCTCCCTGACCTAGAGACCTGGGTTCTCAGCAGAGGTGGGGGTGTGAAGAAGCACCCCTGGGCCTCCTTTCCCACCTCCTGTTCTAACCCTCAGACACTCGAGTGGGCAGCATGGCACAGAGGTTCAGAGCCCACGTGGCGCCAGACTGTCTGGGTTCAGAGCCCAGCACTTAGCAGCTGTAGGCCCCGGGCCGTACATTAAGTTCCTTAATCTCTCttgcctcattttcctcagaCATAGGAGAGGAATAATAATAGTGCCTGCCTCCCAGCAGAGTTGCGACGACTCAGAGGACCCACGTATGTacagtgcttagaacagtacGGGCGTTGAATCAACACTGCTTGGCgcactaatattatttttaaagtcctttctACATTGAGTCACTGTTTGGGGGAGTTAAATAGTTAAAGTAGAAAAAGTGGTTGAGAGTGACCTCAGAATAATACATGTGTCAAGGACTAATGTCAGGTCACCAGAGTGGTTTGTCTGAGCATCTAGGAATTTTAACCCTTTGTGAAAATGACATATATGTTCAAAAGGTGTTTAATCTTTCCACTGTCTGCCTTTTAGGACCAGAGGAGGATCTTCCAAGGAAGATGGAATACTTGGAATTTGTGTGTCACGCACCTTCTGAATATTTCAAGTCACGTTCATCACCATTTCCCACGGTTCCTACCAGACCAGAGAAGGGCTATATATGGACTCATGTTGGACCTACTCCTGCAATCACTATTAAGGAGACAGTTGCCAACCATTTGTAGTTTAGAAAGTAAAACTTACTTCCAGTTATCGTGGATTCATACTACTATAAGACATGCCGTGTTTCTTCCATGAAATTCCTAGAAGGAAAGAAGACTAAGAAGTTTTTCCCTACTACCCAGTAACCAGTAGCTTGTTTATTACTAGTCACTTGGAAATTGAAAACGGATAACAAGGAATTAAATTACAGGCAAAGGCTATAATTTCCAGGAAGACCATTAAGAACAGGTAGtatctatttttctctgtgatttaTTTCTAGAAACTCACTAAATGGATTGTAGTTTTCTACAAGTACAA
The genomic region above belongs to Suricata suricatta isolate VVHF042 chromosome 2, meerkat_22Aug2017_6uvM2_HiC, whole genome shotgun sequence and contains:
- the GATAD1 gene encoding GATA zinc finger domain-containing protein 1, which encodes MPLGLKPTCSVCKTTSSSMWKKGPQGEILCHHCTGRGSAGGGGAGTGAAGGTGGSSSGGGFGAATFASTSAVPPQSNGGGGGKQSKQEIHRRSARLRNTKYKSAPAAEKKVSTKGKGRRHIFKLKNPIKAPESVSTIITAESIFYKGVYYQIGDVVSVIDEQDGKPYYAQIRGFIQDQYCEKSAALTWLIPTLSSPRGQFDPASYIIGPEEDLPRKMEYLEFVCHAPSEYFKSRSSPFPTVPTRPEKGYIWTHVGPTPAITIKETVANHL